One region of Exiguobacterium acetylicum genomic DNA includes:
- a CDS encoding YitT family protein codes for MTTTHPQKKRVEKISFLIIGTLLYSLYISLLLSPNDIGSGGIMGITLIIQELFHTPIGLTQLLLNIPLFLLGFRFLRKRFMFLSGIIVIASSFLIDWIPTQIVPESLNDPLVASIFAGLVSGLAMALIFFGGASTGGLDILGKFFFARFHNWPLPRIFLMQDLVIYILVWWVFDLKHVMYALIMSFVRAKALQTVYSFYSASKQCIIICEKADEINEVITKELGRGVTILDARGGYSNRTKKMVYVVVQNNEIVRLQEIVSSVEPNAFVTFSEIHTVFGNYKEHSYSF; via the coding sequence ATGACTACAACACACCCACAGAAAAAGAGAGTTGAAAAAATCAGTTTCTTAATCATTGGTACGTTGCTGTATTCCCTTTACATCAGCCTACTACTATCTCCAAATGATATCGGATCAGGCGGTATCATGGGGATCACGCTCATTATTCAAGAGCTCTTCCACACGCCAATCGGATTAACGCAATTGCTCTTAAACATTCCCCTCTTCCTTTTAGGTTTCCGTTTCCTACGCAAACGATTCATGTTCTTATCTGGAATTATCGTCATTGCTTCTTCCTTTTTAATTGACTGGATTCCGACTCAAATCGTTCCGGAATCTCTAAATGATCCACTCGTCGCTTCCATCTTTGCTGGTCTAGTCTCTGGTCTTGCAATGGCATTGATCTTCTTCGGTGGCGCTTCAACTGGAGGACTTGATATTCTTGGAAAGTTTTTCTTTGCTCGTTTTCATAACTGGCCACTTCCTCGTATATTTCTAATGCAAGATCTTGTCATTTACATTCTTGTATGGTGGGTATTTGATCTTAAACACGTTATGTATGCTCTCATCATGAGCTTTGTTCGTGCCAAAGCCCTTCAGACGGTTTACAGTTTCTATTCTGCTTCTAAGCAATGTATCATCATTTGTGAGAAAGCAGATGAAATCAATGAAGTCATTACAAAAGAACTCGGTCGTGGTGTCACGATTCTCGATGCACGTGGAGGATATTCCAACCGAACGAAAAAAATGGTCTATGTCGTCGTTCAAAATAATGAAATCGTCCGTTTGCAAGAAATCGTCTCTTCTGTCGAGCCGAATGCATTCGTTACATTCTCGGAAATCCATACTGTCTTCGGCAATTACAAGGAACATTCGTATTCGTTTTAA